One window from the genome of Thermodesulfatator atlanticus DSM 21156 encodes:
- a CDS encoding NADH-quinone oxidoreductase subunit B has translation MGLKGTVEVSEGVSQVPGTDVYVTTFDKLLNWARTGSLWPMTFGLACCAIEMMATGASHYDLDRFGIIFRASPRQADVLIVAGTVTKKMAPIVRRVYDQMPEPRYVIAMGSCACSGGVFRTYSTAQGCDEFLPVDVYVPGCPPRPEALLEGIMKLQQKIRSENGRWGMFR, from the coding sequence ATGGGATTAAAAGGTACGGTTGAGGTAAGCGAAGGGGTAAGCCAAGTCCCGGGGACAGATGTTTACGTTACCACCTTTGATAAGCTTCTTAACTGGGCTCGTACAGGTTCTTTGTGGCCCATGACTTTTGGTCTTGCTTGTTGCGCTATCGAAATGATGGCCACAGGTGCGAGCCATTACGACTTAGATAGGTTTGGGATTATTTTTAGGGCTTCTCCCCGACAGGCAGACGTTTTGATCGTGGCAGGAACTGTAACCAAAAAAATGGCGCCTATTGTGCGCCGTGTTTACGACCAGATGCCTGAGCCTCGCTATGTCATTGCTATGGGAAGTTGTGCGTGTTCAGGAGGGGTTTTTCGAACCTATTCCACCGCGCAAGGCTGTGATGAATTTTTGCCAGTAGATGTTTATGTGCCGGGATGTCCCCCAAGGCCAGAGGCTTTGCTTGAAGGAATAATGAAGTTGCAACAGAAAATCCGGTCAGAAAATGGTCGCTGGGGGATGTTCCGTTAA